Below is a genomic region from Hylemonella gracilis.
CACAGCGGCCATGCCACTCAGGCTCTCCCCCAGGGTGACGCCTTGGTACATGTCCTGCTGCAGGAAGGCCATCATGGGCTCGTGCAGACGGATGGATTCGTCCAGTCCCGGGTCGGCGCCCGGGACATAGGCGCCGATCTGAATCAGATCACGTCCACGCTCGTACCGAGACGAGATGCCGCGGAACTGCCGCGCCAACTCGAAATGCTCCCGGGACACCACGTTGTTCATCACGCGCGAGGCGGACTGGGCAATGTCGATGGCCGGGTAGTGACCGGCTTCCGCCAGGGCACGGGTCAACACGATGTGACCGTCCAGAATGGCACGTGCGGCATCGGCGATCGGATCTTGCTGATCATCACCTTCGGCCAGCACGGTGTAGAAGGCGGTGATCGAACCCACGCCGTTCAAGCCGTTGCCGCTGCGCTCGACCAGTTGCGGCAGCTTGGCGAAACAGGACGGCGGATAGCCCTTGGTCGCAGGCGGTTCTCCCACGGCCAAGGCGATCTCGCGCTGGGCCATCGCATAACGCGTAAGCGAATCCATCAGCAGCAGCACATGCTTGCCCTGGTCACGGAAGTACTCGGCCACGCCCGTGGCATACCCGGCGGCCTGCATGCGCAGCAGGGGCGGCGCGTCGGCCGGTGCAGCCACCACGACGGAACGGCGGCGGCCTTCGTCCCCCAAGATATCCTCGATGAATTCCTTGACTTCACGGCCCCGCTCGCCCACCAAGCCAACCACGATGATCTCGGCTTCGGTGTAACGCGCCATCATGCCCAGCAACACGCTCTTGCCGACGCCGGCGCCGGCGAACAGACCCAGCCGCTGGCCCCGCCCCACCGTCAGCAGGGCGTTGATGCTGCGCACACCGGTGTCGAGGGGTTCACGCACCGGCGCGCGGTCCATGGCGTTGAGTGGACTGCGGTCCAGGGGGCGGGACACCACGTTCGCCAGGGGACCGCGATGGTCCATGGGCTGACCTTGTGCGTCCACCACTCGCCCCAGCAGGCCTTCGCCCAGGGGCAGACGCAATTGCCCCGACACCATCAAGTGAGAGGTCGGGTAGCCTGCCGGCACCTCACCTACCAGACCCAGGTCCAGGCGCAGGGGCGGCACATAAGGTGCGGTCGGCATCACGCTGGCCCCGCTGGACAAGCCCTGCACATCGCCTGCGGGCATGAGGTAGGCCCTATCACCGGCGAAACCCACCACTTCGGCCAGCACCGGGTTCTGCCCCGGCTGGCTGATGAGGCACTGCGAGCCAACGCTGGCGCGGATACCCGCGGCCTCCAGCACCAGTCCGGTCAAGCGCGTGAGTGTGCCACCCGATTCCAGGGTGGTTTGAGGTGCGCTGGCCTGACGGCGCGCCCGGTCCAGAAAGTTGCGCCAGCGCGCGCCCGGTTCGGCAGGCCGCGCGCCGTGAGCGTGATTGCCTTCGCGGGTATCGCCCCGCGACGTGTCTTCAGGCAGGACGGCGGCCATGGCCTGTCTCCTTGTCACCAGCTCCGTCCGAGTCCTCGTCCAGCACGTCGTCATCCCAACGCAGGGATTGCCCGAGTCGACCGATGGCGCGCAGCCAACGCTTTTCGAGGCGCCCGTCGATCACGGTCCCCGCGGCTTCGACGATGCATCCACCCCGCGTCAGGCCGGCGTCCGGCTGCAGCGTGAGTTTCAGATTCGGATATTCCTCCACCAACACGTCCTGCAACACATCCAGATCCAGTGGGTGCAGACGCACCTGCACGGCGCGCACGTCGGTGAACAATTGACCCAACGCTTCGCGAAGCACGGGCAGCAGCGCATTCGGGTTGCCAGCGATTTCCTTGCGCAGCACCTGACGCGCGAGCTCGCAAGCCAACTCCAGCACGGCCTGCGCGGCCATCTGCTCGGCTGTTTCCAGCTGATCGCTCGCGGAGGCCATGAGCGCGCCGAACTGCTGCGCCGCCACCTGCCCCTGCTTGGCGATGTATTCACTCAGCTGTTTCTGAGCCTCAGCCTGAGCCTGGGCCTTGCCCTGCTCAAAGCCGGCGGCATACCCCTCCG
It encodes:
- the fliI gene encoding flagellar protein export ATPase FliI, with the translated sequence MAAVLPEDTSRGDTREGNHAHGARPAEPGARWRNFLDRARRQASAPQTTLESGGTLTRLTGLVLEAAGIRASVGSQCLISQPGQNPVLAEVVGFAGDRAYLMPAGDVQGLSSGASVMPTAPYVPPLRLDLGLVGEVPAGYPTSHLMVSGQLRLPLGEGLLGRVVDAQGQPMDHRGPLANVVSRPLDRSPLNAMDRAPVREPLDTGVRSINALLTVGRGQRLGLFAGAGVGKSVLLGMMARYTEAEIIVVGLVGERGREVKEFIEDILGDEGRRRSVVVAAPADAPPLLRMQAAGYATGVAEYFRDQGKHVLLLMDSLTRYAMAQREIALAVGEPPATKGYPPSCFAKLPQLVERSGNGLNGVGSITAFYTVLAEGDDQQDPIADAARAILDGHIVLTRALAEAGHYPAIDIAQSASRVMNNVVSREHFELARQFRGISSRYERGRDLIQIGAYVPGADPGLDESIRLHEPMMAFLQQDMYQGVTLGESLSGMAAVVQREPNPQQQAKAAQQAQPQRPTPGIQGQAGRAQGVTA
- a CDS encoding flagellar assembly protein FliH encodes the protein MPQTNSRTASRFIPREEINQLTRWDFTDVDEAGLLLAQQAREREEQAVLLEQQAYEEAIHNRGREQGYSEGYAAGFEQGKAQAQAEAQKQLSEYIAKQGQVAAQQFGALMASASDQLETAEQMAAQAVLELACELARQVLRKEIAGNPNALLPVLREALGQLFTDVRAVQVRLHPLDLDVLQDVLVEEYPNLKLTLQPDAGLTRGGCIVEAAGTVIDGRLEKRWLRAIGRLGQSLRWDDDVLDEDSDGAGDKETGHGRRPA